The Lactobacillus sp. ESL0680 genome has a segment encoding these proteins:
- a CDS encoding branched-chain amino acid aminotransferase yields MMKQKIEDLDWNNLGFEYRDLPYRYEAKYKDGEWQEGKLVEASTVTLSEGAEVLHYGQEIFEGLKAYRRKDGKINLFRPDQNAHRFALSAERLAMPPYPEDKFVEAVKEVVLANKEYVPPYDSGATLYVRPFMIGTSQALGVAAATEYTLRIFATPVGAYIKGLNPAAYKVSPYDRAAYAGTGQAKTSGNYASSLLPSVEAHKEGFADCLYLDPREHKYVDEFGGANFFGITQEGQFVTPKSESILISITKKSLLEVAKRQGLNPVERQITLEEAFNMKEAGAMGTAAVISPVGSITYNDQKHVIYSEDKTGPVTTKLYNELIAIQYGDKTGPEGWVQTID; encoded by the coding sequence CTGATGAAACAAAAGATAGAAGATCTTGATTGGAATAATCTCGGCTTTGAATATCGCGATCTGCCATATCGTTACGAAGCTAAGTATAAAGATGGTGAATGGCAAGAAGGCAAGTTAGTCGAAGCTTCGACTGTGACCCTTTCCGAAGGTGCAGAAGTCTTGCACTATGGTCAGGAAATTTTTGAAGGATTAAAGGCTTATCGTAGAAAAGATGGCAAAATTAATCTCTTTCGTCCGGACCAAAATGCCCATCGGTTTGCGTTGTCAGCTGAACGGTTAGCAATGCCTCCATATCCTGAAGATAAGTTCGTTGAGGCAGTTAAAGAAGTTGTTTTGGCTAATAAAGAATACGTTCCGCCATATGACAGTGGTGCAACACTTTATGTTCGACCATTTATGATTGGAACTTCGCAGGCTTTGGGAGTTGCAGCAGCAACGGAATATACTTTGCGGATTTTTGCGACACCAGTAGGTGCATATATTAAGGGCCTAAATCCAGCAGCTTATAAAGTTAGTCCGTACGATCGTGCCGCTTATGCTGGTACCGGTCAAGCTAAGACATCAGGTAATTATGCCAGCAGCCTGCTGCCATCAGTTGAAGCACATAAGGAAGGCTTTGCTGATTGCTTGTATCTTGATCCACGTGAACACAAGTATGTTGATGAATTTGGTGGTGCCAACTTCTTCGGTATTACTCAAGAAGGTCAGTTTGTAACACCAAAATCTGAGTCAATTTTGATTTCTATTACTAAAAAATCGCTGCTTGAAGTTGCTAAACGTCAAGGCTTGAATCCTGTTGAACGGCAAATTACTTTGGAAGAAGCCTTTAACATGAAAGAAGCTGGTGCAATGGGCACGGCAGCTGTAATTTCGCCGGTTGGTTCGATTACCTATAACGATCAAAAGCACGTCATTTACAGTGAAGACAAGACTGGCCCAGTTACGACCAAGTTGTACAATGAACTGATTGCTATTCAATATGGTGATAAGACTGGTCCTGAAGGCTGGGTACAGACAATCGATTAA
- a CDS encoding ATP-dependent Clp protease ATP-binding subunit: MAYFDNDFDNLFNELNDSFFGNLGDANNGSIPIHYSGNMNLSPQNLNGQGQAAGPEQKQEKPIGVDLVEQAKEHKYDPVIGRDEQIKEVIEILSRRKKNNPVLVGPAGVGKTAIVEGLAQKIASGDVPDKMKDKHIIDVNINDMVAGSSLRGSFEERLKKVIDQAKKDPNIILFIDELHNIVGAGSTDSENNSGDAANILKPALASGDLNLIGATTTGEYRRIENDAALARRFQPVQVPEPSADVTVKILEGLKKKYEDYHHVKYDDSALRLAVELSQRYIQGRHLPDKAIDLMDEAGAKKGLDTVPEDEASLQERIERLEHEKKEAAEKEDYAKASDLKKQIQELTDKKDHVHDVATPRVTDQDIYALIEARTKIPMSELHASEGQHNLDLAKRLKKAVIDQDNAIDIITDAIARKQVFKDNDRPTGSFLLTGPTGVGKTELAKQLAIQLFGGENHLIRLDMSEYQDQMAVNKLIGSAPGYVGYGEGGQLTEKVRHQPYSLILFDEIEKANPQVFNALLQIMDDGRLTDAQGRTVSFKDTILIMTSNAGFSDNLLKDGKVDHDKMIKALEAYFRPEFLNRLDAIVPFNSLSEEDMTKIIDIYLKKMDKVLAKRKITVDVSHETKAYLAEKGYDKKFGARPLRRVVEQDLETPIAKLLMKEPDTKEVKFTADNQHVYLNGEAILDINPKVEAEAEKVEKEEK, translated from the coding sequence ATGGCATACTTTGATAATGATTTTGATAATTTATTTAACGAATTAAATGATTCTTTCTTTGGTAATTTGGGTGATGCTAATAATGGTTCAATTCCGATCCATTATTCAGGCAACATGAATCTGTCACCACAGAATTTAAACGGTCAGGGACAGGCAGCAGGTCCTGAACAAAAGCAGGAGAAGCCAATTGGCGTTGACTTGGTTGAACAAGCTAAGGAACATAAATACGATCCAGTAATTGGCCGTGATGAGCAGATTAAAGAAGTAATTGAAATTTTGAGCCGGCGGAAAAAGAATAATCCGGTATTGGTCGGTCCTGCTGGTGTTGGTAAGACAGCGATTGTTGAAGGTCTGGCCCAAAAGATTGCGAGCGGCGATGTTCCGGACAAGATGAAGGATAAGCATATTATTGATGTTAACATTAATGATATGGTTGCTGGCTCTAGCCTGCGGGGTAGCTTTGAAGAGCGCCTAAAGAAGGTCATCGATCAAGCTAAGAAGGATCCAAATATTATCTTGTTCATTGATGAACTGCACAACATTGTTGGTGCTGGTTCAACTGACTCCGAAAACAATAGTGGGGATGCCGCAAATATCCTAAAGCCAGCTTTGGCAAGTGGCGACTTGAACTTAATTGGGGCCACAACCACTGGTGAATACCGCAGAATTGAAAATGATGCGGCTTTGGCACGCCGGTTCCAACCAGTACAGGTACCAGAACCTTCGGCTGATGTGACCGTTAAAATTTTGGAAGGCTTAAAGAAGAAGTACGAAGATTATCACCATGTTAAGTATGACGACAGTGCTTTGCGCCTAGCTGTTGAATTGTCGCAGCGTTATATTCAAGGTCGGCATTTGCCGGATAAGGCAATCGACTTAATGGATGAAGCTGGTGCTAAGAAGGGCCTGGATACAGTTCCAGAAGATGAAGCTAGTCTGCAGGAGCGGATTGAGCGCCTTGAACACGAAAAGAAAGAGGCCGCTGAAAAGGAAGATTACGCTAAGGCTAGTGATTTGAAGAAGCAAATTCAAGAATTGACCGATAAAAAGGATCACGTTCATGATGTTGCAACTCCAAGGGTTACGGATCAAGATATCTATGCTTTAATTGAAGCAAGAACTAAGATTCCGATGAGCGAATTGCATGCAAGTGAGGGTCAACATAATCTTGACTTGGCTAAACGACTGAAGAAAGCCGTCATCGACCAAGATAATGCTATTGATATTATTACTGATGCGATTGCACGTAAGCAAGTATTCAAGGATAATGATCGTCCGACTGGTTCGTTCTTACTGACTGGACCAACTGGTGTAGGTAAGACAGAATTAGCTAAACAACTAGCAATTCAGTTGTTTGGTGGTGAAAATCACTTAATTAGACTTGATATGTCAGAATATCAAGATCAAATGGCAGTTAACAAGTTGATTGGTTCTGCTCCGGGTTATGTTGGTTATGGTGAAGGTGGTCAATTAACTGAAAAAGTTCGTCATCAACCATACAGTTTGATTTTGTTTGATGAAATCGAGAAGGCTAATCCACAAGTCTTTAACGCACTTTTGCAGATTATGGACGATGGTCGCTTAACGGATGCACAAGGAAGAACGGTTTCCTTTAAGGATACAATCTTAATTATGACTTCTAATGCTGGCTTCTCCGATAATCTGCTTAAAGATGGCAAGGTTGACCATGATAAGATGATTAAGGCACTAGAAGCTTACTTCAGACCAGAATTTTTGAACCGGCTTGATGCAATTGTGCCATTTAACTCCCTGAGTGAAGAAGATATGACTAAGATTATCGACATTTACCTCAAGAAGATGGACAAGGTTCTTGCTAAGAGAAAAATTACGGTTGATGTTTCACATGAAACGAAAGCTTATCTTGCAGAGAAGGGCTATGACAAGAAGTTCGGTGCACGGCCATTGCGTCGGGTAGTTGAACAGGATTTGGAAACACCAATTGCCAAATTATTGATGAAGGAACCAGATACTAAAGAAGTTAAATTTACTGCTGATAATCAGCATGTTTACTTGAACGGCGAGGCAATATTGGATATTAATCCTAAAGTAGAAGCTGAAGCTGAAAAAGTCGAAAAAGAAGAGAAATAA
- a CDS encoding AAA family ATPase, translating to MKYQQQPTQIEVRGGRVNNLKNIDVNIPLHQFVAISGLSGSGKSSLAMGILYSEGARRYLDSLATYTRRRISQVGRAAVDEVKHIPSALALRQRPTVPGVRSTVGTVTEIFNILRLIFSRLGSPVCPNGHRVAPTIKIAQAMDLTGEEMGQIICPTCGVKFYAFSAEDFAFNSDGACKQCQGLGTVEQIDDSKIIADENLSLEQGAVATWQIPGRNWMWRIARELGVRTDIPYRELTTEEKEIVLHGEERKIPIDVPTSTGRVYHLDALYENAYNAVANSRKTTKSERGLERINAFYRFSTCPRCYGSRIDPSRWTQLVAGKNIVAAEQLTLGQLSSYMQEILAELPEDMQELAKNLTGELLHQVRPLLKLGLDYLSLSRQASTLSTGELQRIQLGRTLRTETTGVLYVLDEPSVGLHPDNVAGLIDVFHELVNQGNSLIVVDHETSIINAADWIVEIGPGSGSQGGQIIAQGTPEQIKQDENSHIGPYLTGNAPLQVRPQAQAATLFAKGKITFTVTDQFNLHDVHAQIPVGRLTSITGFSGAGKTTMILDSLLPALKAQKNHEAIPAWVKDLSASGITNVVSVDSAPVGKNQRSTVATYTDIMTNLRKLFAKQPLAKKLNYKATHFSYNNKEGACPACGGTGVIALDIQYLPDMVETCSVCGGRRYNSKVLQVKWQGLSIADVLALSVDDALKDGLFAEVPAIRQTVTTLHDMGLGYLHLGESTPALSGGEAQRLKLTSHLHHKQKGSLFVFDEPTVGLHPYDVRTLLNILQKLLAQQATIITITHDLDVIANSDYMIDMGPRGGQQGGKIVISGRPVDISQAGTSLTAKYLRKHYALYQNKNN from the coding sequence ATGAAGTACCAACAGCAGCCAACTCAAATTGAGGTGCGTGGAGGACGCGTGAACAATTTGAAGAATATTGATGTCAATATTCCGTTGCATCAGTTCGTCGCAATTTCGGGCCTTAGTGGGTCGGGAAAATCAAGTTTGGCAATGGGAATTTTGTATTCTGAGGGTGCAAGACGTTATCTTGATTCCCTTGCAACCTATACCAGACGCCGGATTAGTCAAGTGGGACGAGCTGCTGTTGATGAAGTAAAGCATATTCCGTCAGCTTTGGCGTTAAGACAGCGGCCAACAGTTCCGGGCGTACGGTCAACTGTCGGAACGGTAACCGAAATTTTTAATATTTTGCGGTTGATTTTTTCACGGTTGGGCTCACCAGTCTGTCCTAATGGGCACCGAGTGGCACCAACAATTAAAATTGCCCAGGCGATGGACTTAACTGGAGAAGAGATGGGCCAGATAATCTGTCCAACTTGCGGCGTTAAATTTTATGCTTTTAGCGCCGAAGACTTCGCCTTTAACTCAGATGGTGCCTGTAAGCAATGTCAGGGGCTAGGAACAGTTGAACAGATTGATGACAGTAAGATTATCGCTGATGAAAATTTATCGCTAGAACAAGGTGCTGTGGCGACGTGGCAAATTCCGGGGCGTAATTGGATGTGGCGGATTGCGCGTGAACTTGGTGTTCGAACAGATATTCCGTATCGAGAATTAACTACTGAAGAAAAGGAAATTGTCTTACATGGCGAGGAACGTAAAATTCCAATTGATGTTCCGACTTCGACTGGCCGAGTGTACCACTTGGATGCTTTGTATGAGAATGCCTATAATGCCGTTGCGAATTCGCGTAAAACTACTAAGTCAGAACGCGGCTTAGAGCGGATTAATGCTTTTTATCGGTTCAGCACTTGTCCACGCTGTTACGGCTCGCGGATTGATCCCAGCCGCTGGACGCAATTAGTTGCTGGTAAAAATATTGTGGCGGCAGAACAATTAACTTTAGGTCAGCTAAGTAGCTATATGCAGGAAATTTTGGCTGAATTGCCAGAAGATATGCAGGAATTGGCAAAAAACTTAACTGGTGAATTGCTGCATCAGGTTAGACCACTGTTAAAATTGGGGCTGGACTATTTAAGTTTGTCGCGGCAGGCCAGTACTTTATCAACGGGCGAATTACAGCGAATCCAGTTGGGGCGAACATTAAGAACAGAAACAACGGGAGTATTGTATGTTTTGGATGAACCGTCAGTTGGTCTGCACCCGGATAATGTGGCGGGGTTGATTGATGTTTTTCACGAATTGGTTAATCAGGGCAATTCTCTAATAGTTGTTGACCATGAAACTTCAATTATTAATGCCGCCGATTGGATTGTTGAAATTGGTCCAGGTTCTGGTAGTCAGGGCGGCCAGATTATTGCTCAGGGTACGCCGGAGCAAATAAAGCAGGATGAAAATTCGCATATTGGTCCTTACTTAACGGGAAATGCCCCTTTGCAAGTTAGACCACAGGCTCAAGCAGCCACCTTGTTTGCCAAGGGCAAGATTACGTTTACGGTTACTGACCAGTTTAATTTGCATGATGTTCACGCACAGATTCCGGTGGGGCGGCTGACCTCAATTACCGGCTTTTCTGGTGCCGGCAAGACAACAATGATTCTTGATTCACTGTTACCAGCACTTAAGGCGCAAAAAAACCATGAGGCGATACCAGCTTGGGTTAAAGATTTGTCAGCTAGTGGTATTACCAATGTGGTTAGCGTCGATTCTGCCCCGGTTGGTAAAAATCAGCGGTCGACGGTTGCGACCTATACTGATATCATGACGAATTTACGCAAATTATTCGCTAAGCAGCCATTGGCAAAAAAGTTGAATTACAAGGCGACACATTTTTCTTACAATAATAAAGAAGGCGCGTGTCCAGCTTGCGGTGGTACAGGGGTAATTGCACTTGATATTCAGTATTTACCCGATATGGTCGAAACCTGTTCTGTCTGTGGCGGGCGCCGGTATAATTCCAAGGTCTTGCAAGTTAAATGGCAGGGCTTGAGTATTGCCGATGTTCTCGCCCTTTCGGTTGATGATGCACTCAAAGACGGATTGTTTGCGGAAGTGCCGGCAATTAGGCAAACAGTTACTACTTTGCATGATATGGGCTTAGGCTATCTGCATTTAGGTGAGTCAACCCCGGCTTTATCTGGTGGTGAGGCGCAGCGGCTTAAACTAACTAGTCACTTGCACCATAAGCAAAAGGGCAGTCTATTTGTTTTTGATGAACCAACTGTGGGCTTACATCCGTATGACGTACGGACGCTGTTAAATATTTTGCAAAAATTGTTAGCCCAACAGGCAACGATTATTACAATTACACATGACCTAGATGTGATTGCGAATAGTGATTATATGATTGACATGGGCCCCCGTGGCGGTCAGCAAGGAGGCAAGATTGTTATTAGCGGCCGACCTGTGGATATTTCTCAAGCAGGGACTAGTCTGACTGCCAAATATTTGCGTAAGCATTATGCTTTGTATCAAAACAAAAATAATTAA
- a CDS encoding alpha/beta hydrolase produces MRKNKNLKWLLLLVVILILLAIPGYSWMKKSNNARAERSKSLLSPVIMVPGSSATTERFNQLIDQLNKTTLHRHSVLKVNVSRQGKLSYSGSINKNDLEPFIIIGFDNNKDGYANIKKQTKWLDIAFDSLMSNYKFNNFKAFGHSNGGLIWTYWLEHYYADYSGETKMSCLMTLGTPYNFTENNIDNHTQMLADFIKSRSKLPKNLRVYSLSGGKNYESDGIVPESSVAAAKFIFQNQVKSYTAMTVTGKEADHSDLPQNKQVVQLIRQYLLKTERQPRPNK; encoded by the coding sequence ATGCGCAAAAATAAGAATCTTAAATGGTTACTCTTATTGGTAGTCATCTTAATTTTACTGGCGATTCCAGGATATAGCTGGATGAAAAAGTCCAACAATGCCCGCGCCGAGCGGAGTAAGTCGTTATTGTCACCGGTTATTATGGTGCCGGGATCAAGTGCGACGACTGAACGGTTTAACCAGCTAATTGACCAGTTGAATAAAACAACGCTGCATCGTCATAGTGTCCTAAAAGTTAACGTTTCACGTCAAGGAAAATTGTCCTACAGCGGTTCAATTAATAAAAATGACTTGGAGCCCTTCATTATTATTGGCTTTGATAATAACAAGGACGGTTACGCTAATATTAAAAAGCAAACAAAATGGCTGGACATCGCCTTTGACTCGTTAATGAGCAATTATAAGTTCAACAATTTTAAGGCGTTTGGTCATTCTAATGGTGGGTTAATTTGGACTTACTGGTTGGAACATTATTATGCTGATTATTCCGGTGAGACAAAGATGAGCTGCTTAATGACTTTGGGGACGCCATATAATTTTACGGAAAACAACATTGATAATCACACGCAAATGCTGGCTGATTTTATTAAGAGTCGGTCAAAATTACCTAAGAACTTGCGGGTGTATTCATTATCCGGCGGCAAAAATTATGAGTCTGACGGGATTGTTCCTGAATCGAGTGTTGCGGCCGCTAAGTTTATTTTTCAAAATCAGGTTAAATCTTATACAGCGATGACGGTGACGGGTAAAGAAGCTGACCATTCGGATTTGCCCCAGAATAAGCAGGTTGTTCAACTAATTAGACAATACTTGTTAAAGACAGAACGCCAGCCAAGACCAAATAAGTAA
- a CDS encoding PTS sugar transporter subunit IIC, translating to MIDFSAKIVAWLRERSFFQAAQKTLVMLMPIAVLGSYFQLLFDLVFSPNGLIYNIFGLDKILIDHLWYAGSFVTRGMVQITFGVFGVYAAYFMARYTAQIYHRDSTMSGLAAVLVILFCSYASSSGRDNRMPFTTGLLQVDGVFIALIVGYCVGQVFHLLGRQCLSVKSENTAGIRHRAWISMLPMAVSLMLGIVFGVIIYELQLKTLNSASFNELISRVQTTNNLAEVMLLSVVITLLSWLGIGYPLRSISGTINNAYTAENLTYALHHGNSWNVPYKFLGSSLINSYGAMGGASIVLAIIVVILLRRKNREIETLALFSLLPAAFSSTLGFAIGMPLILNPLFILPEVLLPLINMLLAAGAISLHILPVCVYPILKGTPGILIPFFGTNGDWVALIFPIILFILDVCLLLPVIKIGEKIERQLNLEQEGAINAQK from the coding sequence ATGATTGATTTTTCTGCAAAAATTGTGGCATGGCTGCGGGAGCGTTCCTTTTTCCAAGCAGCACAAAAAACGTTGGTAATGTTAATGCCGATCGCTGTTTTGGGCTCATATTTTCAACTGCTGTTTGATCTTGTATTTTCGCCGAATGGATTAATTTACAATATTTTTGGTTTGGACAAAATTTTAATAGATCATTTATGGTATGCCGGATCTTTTGTAACTCGCGGCATGGTGCAGATAACTTTTGGCGTCTTTGGGGTTTATGCCGCTTATTTTATGGCCCGTTATACTGCGCAAATTTATCATCGGGATTCAACAATGTCTGGATTAGCTGCCGTGTTAGTTATTTTGTTTTGCTCGTATGCTTCAAGCAGCGGGCGAGATAACCGCATGCCGTTTACGACTGGCTTATTGCAAGTGGACGGTGTTTTTATTGCGCTAATTGTTGGCTACTGTGTGGGCCAAGTGTTTCATCTTTTAGGTAGACAGTGTTTATCTGTTAAAAGTGAAAATACCGCGGGAATTCGGCACCGGGCATGGATAAGTATGCTGCCAATGGCTGTGTCATTGATGTTAGGTATTGTTTTTGGTGTCATTATTTATGAACTGCAGCTAAAAACGTTAAATTCTGCTAGCTTTAATGAACTTATCAGCCGGGTGCAAACAACTAATAATTTGGCTGAGGTCATGCTGCTATCGGTAGTAATTACGCTGTTAAGCTGGCTGGGCATTGGCTATCCGCTGCGTTCGATTTCGGGGACGATTAATAATGCTTATACGGCAGAGAATCTGACCTACGCGCTTCATCATGGCAATTCATGGAATGTGCCGTATAAGTTCTTGGGCAGCTCACTGATTAATAGCTATGGGGCGATGGGGGGTGCCAGTATTGTGCTGGCAATTATTGTGGTCATTCTCCTTAGACGGAAAAATCGTGAGATTGAAACACTGGCCTTGTTTAGTTTGCTGCCAGCAGCGTTTAGCTCTACATTGGGTTTTGCCATCGGCATGCCGCTGATTCTAAATCCGTTATTTATTTTGCCGGAAGTACTATTGCCGCTGATTAATATGCTACTTGCAGCGGGTGCAATTAGCCTCCATATTTTGCCAGTGTGCGTTTATCCAATTTTGAAGGGCACACCAGGGATTTTGATTCCGTTTTTTGGAACCAACGGTGATTGGGTCGCGTTAATTTTCCCAATAATTTTATTTATATTGGATGTCTGTCTATTGCTTCCAGTAATTAAGATTGGTGAAAAAATCGAGCGGCAGCTAAATCTTGAGCAGGAAGGTGCGATTAATGCGCAAAAATAA
- a CDS encoding DUF975 family protein has protein sequence MTRAELKAEAKKKLHGNWRWAVAIVLIISLINVIASSPSYMQFAVRGNLAGLDYKFQMHWLLEICLSIFIGFFALSYAVTFLNLCDGRRENAVKSAFSAFYDNLFIPEFLNYLLQNIFELLWGLLLIIPGLIKSYSYAMTPYIVKDMVDSGQHVSFTTGITASKRLMAGHKWELFVLDLSFMGWYVLLCGIGILLGVVFSFLVKATGLFQIFASTVTVGLCVSLGLLVLAPYVQTTRAEFYRNLAGNQFK, from the coding sequence ATGACCAGAGCAGAATTAAAAGCAGAGGCAAAAAAGAAATTGCATGGTAATTGGCGCTGGGCGGTTGCCATAGTCTTGATTATCTCGCTGATTAACGTAATTGCTTCTAGTCCCAGTTATATGCAATTTGCTGTGCGGGGTAATCTTGCGGGACTGGATTATAAGTTTCAAATGCATTGGCTGTTAGAAATTTGTTTATCAATTTTTATTGGCTTTTTTGCATTAAGTTATGCCGTAACTTTTTTAAATTTATGTGATGGTCGTAGGGAAAATGCTGTTAAGTCAGCTTTTTCAGCCTTTTATGATAATCTTTTTATCCCAGAATTCTTAAATTATCTGCTGCAAAATATTTTTGAGCTTTTGTGGGGCTTATTGCTGATTATCCCCGGTCTAATTAAGAGCTATTCTTACGCAATGACGCCGTATATTGTTAAGGACATGGTGGATAGCGGTCAACATGTTAGCTTTACTACTGGTATCACTGCTAGTAAACGGTTGATGGCAGGACACAAGTGGGAATTATTTGTTCTTGATTTAAGTTTTATGGGTTGGTATGTGCTTCTTTGTGGAATAGGAATTTTGCTAGGTGTTGTTTTTTCTTTTTTGGTTAAGGCAACAGGACTTTTTCAAATTTTTGCTAGTACAGTAACAGTTGGCTTGTGTGTTAGCCTTGGCTTGTTAGTGTTGGCGCCGTATGTTCAAACAACTAGGGCAGAATTTTACCGTAATTTGGCGGGTAATCAATTTAAATAA
- a CDS encoding serine hydrolase: MRQKIDALGIKGSVLVIKNGKTLLDYATENTTDTSYLINSVQKSMTAAMVMHEVQKGNLSLHDHLSKFYPEIPGAKKITIKNLLSMTAGLDLRPGAKLGQKHFVSDNSNINHDAAKTMFTADMLGKWHYSSLNYIYLCGIMTQITGKSYEQLFRESYIKPLQLKHTAFLWSKSEKIITSGLVPGMVYRDGRYLVVKHKTALRDARNELGAGSVVMSNEDIAKVMHYILAGNILTNKSRKLLYAAGPPVYYNGGLYNNVKYNLKTANGAGEGYYTFVRSTDNGKTMMIIQSNRTNSGQFAILKAGINQIMAQLIGLKSGSENITG, encoded by the coding sequence GTGCGCCAGAAAATTGATGCTCTGGGAATAAAAGGCTCTGTTTTAGTAATTAAAAATGGTAAAACTTTGCTGGACTATGCTACAGAAAACACGACTGACACTAGTTATTTAATTAATTCTGTCCAAAAGTCGATGACCGCGGCAATGGTAATGCACGAAGTGCAAAAGGGTAACTTAAGTTTACACGATCATCTTAGTAAGTTTTATCCGGAAATTCCGGGAGCCAAAAAGATAACAATCAAAAATCTGCTGTCAATGACAGCTGGTCTTGACCTGCGGCCTGGAGCCAAGCTGGGACAAAAACATTTTGTCTCTGATAACAGTAATATCAATCATGATGCTGCTAAAACAATGTTTACCGCGGATATGTTAGGTAAATGGCATTATAGCTCACTTAACTATATTTATTTATGCGGTATTATGACGCAGATTACTGGCAAGAGTTATGAGCAATTGTTCCGGGAAAGCTACATTAAGCCGCTGCAGTTAAAGCATACGGCATTCTTGTGGTCAAAGTCAGAAAAAATTATTACTAGTGGTTTGGTACCAGGGATGGTTTATCGCGATGGGCGCTACCTTGTGGTTAAGCACAAAACAGCTTTGCGCGATGCCCGTAATGAGCTTGGTGCTGGGTCTGTTGTAATGTCAAACGAAGATATTGCTAAAGTAATGCATTATATTTTGGCTGGGAACATTTTAACAAACAAGAGTCGGAAACTGTTGTATGCGGCTGGACCGCCAGTATATTATAATGGCGGGCTGTATAATAATGTTAAGTACAATCTTAAAACTGCTAATGGTGCTGGTGAGGGCTATTATACCTTTGTGCGCAGCACCGATAATGGCAAAACGATGATGATTATTCAGTCTAACCGAACTAATAGTGGTCAGTTTGCCATTTTGAAAGCAGGAATCAATCAAATCATGGCACAGTTGATTGGTTTGAAGTCTGGTAGTGAAAATATAACAGGTTAA
- the dltD gene encoding D-alanyl-lipoteichoic acid biosynthesis protein DltD: MNNKRRLWQIFGPVLCAIILLLVILLLPWERTFSKGSIYQAANSQTTTIFKGSRMKQNAFDEGYVPFYGSSELSRMDPLHPSVLAEKYHRNYRPFLLGGPGSQSLAQFLGMQGTAEQLKNKKAVVIISPQWFTKKGQDPNAFTLYYSPLQACNFLLGVKKNTVANRYAAKRFLQMPEVKGEIKSGMRKVAQGQQLSGTQRFILENQRRMLNTEDKFFSTFQLRDRIQKINERAKLLPDQYSVAGLERVADEQAAAHTNSNPFGINNSFFRARLDKKNLRKLKNSQRKFDYTKSAEYSDFELMLQQFAKQHTNVLFIIPPINHKWSSYTGLSQKMYQKSVSKIKYQLASQGFANVEDLSKRGGQKYFMEDTIHLGWRGWVAVDQAVQPFMAKANLPYNYNIHNYFYTKKWQNKPYAISVTNRTPLDTSQKESLKDN; the protein is encoded by the coding sequence ATGAATAACAAACGCCGACTGTGGCAGATTTTTGGCCCGGTTCTCTGCGCTATAATCTTGCTTTTGGTGATTTTGTTACTGCCATGGGAACGAACTTTTTCAAAAGGTTCGATTTATCAGGCAGCTAATTCACAGACGACAACCATTTTTAAAGGCTCGCGAATGAAGCAAAATGCCTTTGATGAGGGTTATGTGCCCTTTTACGGTTCAAGTGAATTGTCGCGAATGGACCCGCTGCACCCAAGTGTTTTAGCTGAAAAGTATCACCGTAATTACCGGCCGTTTCTGCTTGGTGGACCTGGTAGTCAATCTTTGGCCCAATTTTTAGGGATGCAGGGAACAGCGGAGCAATTAAAGAATAAGAAGGCGGTGGTGATTATCTCGCCGCAGTGGTTTACGAAAAAGGGTCAGGACCCGAATGCGTTTACCTTGTATTATTCACCGCTGCAGGCTTGCAATTTCTTATTGGGAGTAAAGAAAAATACCGTTGCCAATCGGTATGCGGCTAAACGATTCTTGCAGATGCCGGAAGTAAAAGGCGAAATTAAGTCGGGGATGCGTAAGGTTGCTCAAGGTCAGCAATTAAGCGGAACCCAGCGGTTTATTTTGGAAAATCAACGTCGAATGCTAAATACGGAAGACAAGTTCTTCAGTACATTCCAACTGCGTGATCGCATCCAAAAAATTAACGAACGTGCTAAATTGTTGCCTGACCAATATTCAGTTGCTGGACTTGAACGAGTTGCTGATGAGCAAGCAGCAGCACATACTAATTCCAATCCGTTTGGGATTAATAACAGCTTCTTTAGAGCACGTTTAGATAAGAAGAATTTGCGTAAGCTGAAGAACAGTCAACGTAAATTTGATTATACTAAATCAGCTGAATACAGCGATTTTGAATTAATGCTGCAGCAGTTTGCTAAACAACATACCAACGTGTTGTTTATCATACCGCCGATTAATCATAAGTGGTCAAGCTATACTGGTCTATCGCAAAAGATGTACCAGAAGTCAGTGTCGAAGATTAAGTACCAACTTGCTAGTCAAGGTTTTGCTAATGTTGAAGATTTATCAAAACGCGGCGGGCAAAAGTACTTTATGGAAGATACGATTCACCTTGGGTGGCGCGGCTGGGTTGCAGTCGATCAAGCAGTTCAGCCGTTCATGGCGAAAGCTAACTTGCCTTATAACTATAATATTCACAACTATTTTTACACCAAAAAATGGCAAAACAAGCCATATGCGATTAGTGTAACGAATAGAACGCCTCTAGATACAAGTCAGAAGGAAAGTTTAAAAGACAATTAG